Genomic DNA from Paracoccus sp. MBLB3053:
GCGGGCCTTGAAGGCCTCGATCTCCATCTCGCGATCGACGATGACGCGCAGCGCGACCGATTGCACCCGGCCCGCCGATTTCGCGCCCGGCAGCTTGCGCCACAGCACCGGCGACAGGTTGAAGCCAACCAGATAGTCCAGCGCGCGACGCGCCAGATAGGCGTCGACCAAGGGCTGATCGATCTGGCGCGGGGCCGCCATCGCTTCGGTCACGGCATTCTTGGTGATGGCGTTGAAGGTCACGCGGCTGACCTGCGCGCCCTTCTTGAGCGCAGGCGAAAGGGCTTCGAGCAGATGCCACGAAATCGCCTCGCCCTCGCGATCCGGGTCGGTGGCGAGGATCAGGTTCGGATCGGACGCCAGGGCATCCTTGATCGCCTTGACGTGCTTCTTCGAATCCGAGGCAACTTCCCATTTCATGGCAAAATCGGCGTCAGGATCGACGCTGCCATCCTTGGGCGGCAGGTCCCGGACATGCCCGAACGAGGCCAGAACCGTATAGTCGTCACCAAGGTATTTGTTGATCGTCTTGGCCTTGGCCGGAGATTCGACGACGACGACAGGCATGCAAAATCCCTCGAGATGATTCGGGCCGGGAAAATGGGCGTCAGGTGACGAACTGTCAACGCCGGCCTGCTGATGATCCCAAATTCAGCTATAAGATGAATCGGCCCGCGCGAGCTACGCACGGGCCGAAAAAAGCGAAAAACGGGGGCGAAACGCCCCCGCTGAAATCACACGCCTTCGCCCACAAAGGCCTTTTCCACCACGAATTCCTTGGGATCGCTGTTGGCGCCCTCGCGAAGTCCGAAGCCTTCCAGAACCGCCTTCACATCCACGTTGAAGGCAAGGCTGCCGCAAACCATGGCGCGGTCATTTTCGGTATTCATGGGCGGAAGGCCGAGATCCTCGAACACCTTGCCCGAGGTCAGGTTGTCGGTAATCCGGCCCATGAACGGGCTCTCTTCGCGGGTTGTGGTCGGGTAATACAGCAGCCGCTTGGCGAAATCCTCGCCATAGATCTCGCCCAGCAGCGGATCGTGCCGCAGGTTCTCGACCAGCTCGCGCCCGTAGTTCAGTTCCTCGGCGGTGCGGCAGGTATGCATCATGATGACCTGCTCGTAGCGCTCGTAGGTTTCCGGGTCGCGCATCAGCGAGGCGAAGGGCGCAAGGCCCGTTCCGGTGGCCAGGAACCACATCCGCTTACCCGGAAGCAGCGCGTCCAGGACCAGCGTGCCGACGGGCTTCGGGCGCAGGATGATCTCGTCGCCCGGCTGGATCAATTGCAGCTTCGAGGTCAGCGGCCCGTCCGGCACCTTGATCGAGTAGAATTCCAGCTCGTCGTCCCAATTGGGGGAGGCGATGGAATAGGCGCGCAGGATCGGCTTGCCGTTCTCGCCGGGCAGCCCGATCATCACGAATTCGCCCGAACGGAAGCGCAGCGACGCAGGGCGCGTCACGCGGAAGGAAAACAGCGTATCGCTCCAATGCGTGACCGCGGTCACGGTCTGCGCGTCGGGCAGGGTCTTGGCGGGTTTCACGGCAGCATCGGCCACGGAGAGATCCAGTGTCATGTCAGGGTCCCGGTCTATCTAGTTCACAAGGGCGCAGGGGAAAACCCCGGCATCATCCGGCGAGGCGCGACCGATGGTCCCACTGTTGCCAGTCGGCTCGGTCGAGCCATTGTTCCTGCGGCTGGCGGGCGGCGAGCGCAGCGGAAATCCTGACCTCGTCGAAGCCGACGCGACGCGCCATGGCATATTGATCCGAGATCAGCCCACCGACGGCACGCAGGCGCCCCTTGAACCCCTTTTCGCGAAGAAGCCGCGCCAGCGTGAAGCCGCGCCCGTCGCTGAAGGAAGGAAAGTCGATGGCGATGAGGTCATGGTCCAGATAGTCAACCAGGCTGGCCGGATCAACATCCGGAGCCAGAACAATCGACTCGGCCCCGTCATGGGGATGGAAACCGTCATCCCGGACCAGATAGAAATCGCTCATGAATTTGCTCCTGCGCGGACCATCTTGCCGCCGATGAAATGGATGCCGCATTCGGTTTTCTGGCTGCCCCGCCAGCGACCGGCGCGGGGGTCTTCGCCCGGCTTCACGGGCGAGGTGCATGGCGCGCAGCCGATCGAGGCAAAGCCCTTGGCGACCAGCGGGTGGCGCGGCAGGTTGTTCTCGGCCATGTAGTCCTGAACATCCTCGGTGCGCCAGTGCGCCAGCGGGTTGATGCGCAGCCGGGCTGGCGGCTCGGCCTCGAAGAACTCAAGCTGCTTGCGCTCGCCGCCCTGGAACCGCTTGCGGCCGGTGATCCAGGCGTCGAATTGCGACAGCTCTCGCTCCAGAGGGATGGTCTTGCGCAGATCGCAGCAGGCGTCGGTGCTGAACTGGTGCAGCGTGCCGTCCGGATCATTCAATGCGACCTCGCGCTCGGCCGCGCGGATCACGCGCACATCGGTCAACTTCAGCTTTTCCGTAACCTCAAGCTGGTAGGCCAGTGTTTCGGGGAACAGCATCTGCGTGTCGATGAACAGGACCGGCGTGCCGGGCGCCACGACCGAGACCATGTGCAAGAGCACGACCGATTCCGAGCCGAAGCTGGACACCAGGGTAACCCGGCCGAGGTCGGGATCGTTCAGGGCGCGCCGCAACACCTCGGTCGCGGCGTGATGCTTGTAGCGCTCATTCAGAAGCGCGGCGCGATCGTCAAGGCTCCCATCAAGCATTGACCGGATACAGCGCCGCCTTGAACGGAGCCGCCCCTACGCGACGATATGCGTCGATGAAGCGTTCCTCGGCCGAGTCGCGCAGGTCCAGATAGGTGTTGATGATGCGGTCGATGGCGGGCACGACCTCTTCGGCCGGGAAGCCCGCGCCGGGGCGCTGGCCGATGGCCGGGATGTCATAGCCGTCGCCGCCAAGCGTGATCTGGTAGTTCTCGACGCCCGCCCGGTCGAGGCCGAGGATGCCGATATGGCCCAGATGGTGATGGCCGCAGGCGTTGATGCAACCCGAGATGCGGATGTCGATCTTGCCGATCTCGTCCTCGATGTCGCGGGCGCGGAAGTGATCGGCGATCTCCTGCGCGATCGGGATCGAGCGGGCGGTGGCCAAAGCGCAGTAATCCATGCCCGGGCAGGCGACGATGTCGCTGACCAGCCCGGCATTGGCGGTCGCGAGGCCCGCCGCCTTCAGTTCAGAGTAAAGCGCGAACAGATCCGATTTGTGGACATGGGGCAGCACCACGTTCTGGTCGTGGCTGATCCGCAGGTCGGCGTGGCCATAACGCTCGGCGAGATCCGCCAGAAGGCGCATCTGATCGGCCGA
This window encodes:
- a CDS encoding DUF934 domain-containing protein, encoding MSDFYLVRDDGFHPHDGAESIVLAPDVDPASLVDYLDHDLIAIDFPSFSDGRGFTLARLLREKGFKGRLRAVGGLISDQYAMARRVGFDEVRISAALAARQPQEQWLDRADWQQWDHRSRLAG
- a CDS encoding phosphoadenylyl-sulfate reductase, whose translation is MLDGSLDDRAALLNERYKHHAATEVLRRALNDPDLGRVTLVSSFGSESVVLLHMVSVVAPGTPVLFIDTQMLFPETLAYQLEVTEKLKLTDVRVIRAAEREVALNDPDGTLHQFSTDACCDLRKTIPLERELSQFDAWITGRKRFQGGERKQLEFFEAEPPARLRINPLAHWRTEDVQDYMAENNLPRHPLVAKGFASIGCAPCTSPVKPGEDPRAGRWRGSQKTECGIHFIGGKMVRAGANS
- a CDS encoding ferredoxin--NADP reductase; amino-acid sequence: MTLDLSVADAAVKPAKTLPDAQTVTAVTHWSDTLFSFRVTRPASLRFRSGEFVMIGLPGENGKPILRAYSIASPNWDDELEFYSIKVPDGPLTSKLQLIQPGDEIILRPKPVGTLVLDALLPGKRMWFLATGTGLAPFASLMRDPETYERYEQVIMMHTCRTAEELNYGRELVENLRHDPLLGEIYGEDFAKRLLYYPTTTREESPFMGRITDNLTSGKVFEDLGLPPMNTENDRAMVCGSLAFNVDVKAVLEGFGLREGANSDPKEFVVEKAFVGEGV